The following are from one region of the Halosolutus amylolyticus genome:
- a CDS encoding heavy-metal-associated domain-containing protein, with protein MEQTTLDVTGMACDGCEQNVTDALEALEGISSVTANHEADQVRVEHDETAVDEETIATTIEDAGYEVSA; from the coding sequence ATGGAGCAGACCACGCTCGACGTTACCGGCATGGCCTGTGACGGCTGCGAACAGAACGTCACCGACGCGCTCGAAGCGCTCGAGGGGATCTCGTCGGTCACGGCGAACCACGAAGCCGACCAGGTGCGCGTCGAACACGACGAGACTGCCGTCGACGAGGAGACGATCGCCACGACGATCGAGGACGCGGGGTACGAGGTCTCCGCGTAG
- a CDS encoding MTH1187 family thiamine-binding protein has product MTVVALLSVAPVIEDSMASEVAKAVAALEEYDVEYETNPMGTVIEADSTDELFAAAQAAHDAVDGDRVSTVLKVDDKRSRETSAQAKVDAVADELGRQPTSSE; this is encoded by the coding sequence ATGACCGTCGTTGCACTGCTGAGCGTCGCACCGGTGATCGAGGACAGTATGGCTAGCGAGGTCGCGAAAGCCGTGGCGGCACTCGAGGAGTACGACGTCGAGTACGAGACGAATCCGATGGGAACCGTGATCGAGGCCGACAGCACGGACGAACTGTTCGCGGCCGCACAGGCCGCACACGACGCCGTCGACGGCGATCGGGTGAGCACCGTGCTCAAGGTCGACGACAAGCGATCTCGCGAGACGTCCGCCCAGGCGAAGGTCGACGCGGTCGCCGATGAACTCGGTCGCCAGCCGACCAGCAGCGAGTGA
- a CDS encoding HalOD1 output domain-containing protein, with amino-acid sequence MQTELTDDDTGDYQYDQTNDRYVFHHDSEGTATITATIVHALASIAETDVSQGEFSLYDSVDPDALDRIFSKKADGTERSGGHVAFTALEHEVFVYANGDVIIYPPSGSRR; translated from the coding sequence ATGCAAACAGAACTGACAGACGACGACACGGGCGACTACCAGTACGACCAGACTAACGACCGCTACGTCTTCCACCACGACAGTGAGGGCACTGCGACGATCACCGCGACGATCGTCCACGCGCTCGCGTCGATCGCGGAGACCGACGTCTCCCAGGGTGAGTTCTCGCTCTACGACAGCGTCGATCCGGACGCCCTGGACCGGATCTTCAGCAAGAAAGCCGACGGCACCGAGCGCTCCGGCGGTCACGTCGCGTTCACGGCCCTCGAACACGAGGTGTTCGTCTACGCGAACGGCGACGTCATCATCTATCCGCCGTCCGGGTCGCGGCGCTAA
- a CDS encoding PQQ-binding-like beta-propeller repeat protein has translation MGDRPSDDRTDGQSASRRRVLYGIAGMGVASGAGGMLPSVAAQESAGGDERWHFDTDGDVASATLANGFVFAGTPTGTVHAVDAETGEERWRTDVDAADRVWVSVVANGTLYAGGTSGYLYALDARTGEETWRFGPHQLMFIPTVVDGTVFAGSRDGTLYAVDAETGTETWRFDTDGGATAPVVAHDTVFVGSGDSTLYAVDAITGEETWHVELGHEVGFPTVARGTVFVASGAAVHAVDAMTGDPEWRFDTADRAGSPTVADGTVFVAAGNAVHAIDAATGSDGWRFDAGGRVTLPTVADGTAFVPAGNTVHAVDTETGDEAWRTDIRGTATTATVVDGVLFTGAGALQAIDAGVRGTSEDSIARLGRLRYHDGVERPDTDDASNANGDEGAESDDDASEDGGDDVTDSGEVTAADRDDEAAADIDDVPGFGIVGTLSAIGGARYLLARRLTDPGEE, from the coding sequence ATGGGTGACAGACCGAGCGACGATCGGACGGACGGCCAGTCCGCTTCTCGACGGCGCGTCTTGTACGGCATCGCAGGGATGGGCGTCGCGTCGGGCGCAGGGGGGATGCTCCCGTCCGTCGCGGCACAGGAGTCCGCCGGGGGCGACGAACGCTGGCACTTCGATACCGACGGTGACGTGGCGAGTGCGACGCTGGCGAACGGATTCGTTTTCGCCGGGACCCCGACCGGAACCGTCCACGCGGTGGATGCCGAGACGGGTGAGGAACGGTGGCGCACCGACGTGGATGCGGCCGACAGGGTGTGGGTGTCGGTCGTGGCGAACGGCACCCTCTACGCCGGAGGGACCAGTGGATACCTGTACGCACTGGATGCCAGGACCGGCGAGGAGACGTGGCGCTTCGGTCCCCACCAGCTGATGTTCATCCCGACCGTGGTCGACGGGACCGTCTTCGCGGGATCCAGGGATGGGACCCTGTACGCGGTAGATGCGGAAACCGGAACCGAGACGTGGCGCTTCGACACGGACGGTGGTGCGACCGCACCGGTGGTGGCACACGACACGGTATTCGTGGGAAGCGGGGATAGCACCCTCTACGCCGTGGACGCGATCACGGGTGAGGAAACGTGGCACGTCGAACTGGGCCACGAGGTCGGCTTCCCGACGGTGGCCCGGGGAACCGTCTTCGTTGCCTCCGGCGCCGCCGTCCACGCAGTCGATGCGATGACTGGTGATCCGGAGTGGCGATTCGACACCGCCGATCGCGCCGGTTCGCCGACGGTCGCCGATGGGACCGTCTTCGTCGCCGCCGGCAACGCCGTCCACGCGATAGACGCGGCAACCGGGAGCGACGGGTGGCGCTTTGACGCCGGCGGCCGAGTCACGCTCCCGACGGTGGCCGACGGGACCGCTTTCGTCCCCGCCGGGAACACCGTCCACGCAGTGGATACGGAGACGGGCGACGAAGCGTGGCGGACGGACATACGGGGCACCGCGACCACGGCGACAGTCGTCGACGGCGTGCTGTTCACCGGAGCGGGAGCCCTGCAGGCGATCGACGCCGGTGTCCGGGGGACGAGCGAGGATTCGATCGCTCGGCTGGGCAGGTTGCGATACCACGACGGCGTGGAGCGTCCCGACACCGATGATGCGTCCAACGCGAACGGCGACGAGGGGGCGGAATCCGATGACGACGCGTCCGAAGACGGTGGCGACGACGTGACCGACTCTGGTGAGGTGACTGCCGCCGATCGTGACGACGAGGCGGCTGCCGACATCGACGACGTGCCCGGATTCGGGATCGTCGGGACGCTTTCCGCGATCGGCGGCGCTCGCTATCTGCTCGCT